GGTCACCCCGATCATCATCTGGATGGCGCGTTGCGCGCGGAGCACGTTGCTGGTCGACAACGACACCGCGGCGGCGATCGGCGCGAAGAACGGCTGCGGGTGACCGAGGATGTCGTGCGTCAGGTACCAGGACAGCCCCGCGGCCGCCGACGTCTGCGCGAGGTTGAACCACACCGCGCGCAACCGCTTGGCGCCGGCGCGCGCGGCGGCGGCCACCCTCGAGGGCACCGCCGGCCGCGAAGCGCCCACCGGCTAGGTCCGGATTAACTCGAACAGCGGAATCACCCTGCTCACCTTGGCCTGGGACTCGCCGAACACCGGTGCCAGCGCGGTCAGCTTCGGGACGAGGTCCTCGCGCTCTGCGGCGGGCAGTTCGCGCGCCGTCACATCGAACGCGTCGGTCCCGACCTCGATGCGTGCCCGCGGCTCGGCCCGCAAATTGTGCACCCAGGCCGGATCGAAGGCAGCGCCGTGGAAGGAGCCGATGACGATCAACTTGTCATCGATGCGGAAATAGGCCAGCGGAGACACCCGGGGCTGGCCCGACTTGGCACCGGTTGAGGTCAGAAGCAGCAACTCGGCATCTGCGAAGGGCCCCGCGACCTTGCCGCCGTTGGCCCGGAATTCCTCGACGACGTTCTTGTTGAACGCCTTGATGGTTGCGGTGTCATGGAAGTCGGTCATGCCCGGTCAACCTTCTCTGGTTTGGCATCTATTCCGGATTCCTTGCGCTGCTGGGCGGTGATCGGCGCCGGCGCGTCGGTGAGCGGGTCGACGCCGCCGCCGGTCTTCGGGAACGCGATCACCTCGCGGATGGAGTCCACGCCGGACAGCAGGGCGTTGATCCGGTCCCAGCCGAAGGCGATCCCGCCGTGCGGGGGCGCGCCAAAGGTGAACGCCTCCAACAGGAATCCGAACTTCTCCTCGGCCTCGGCGTGGTCCAGCCCCATCACGGCGAACACCCGCTCCTGGATGTCGCGGCGGTGGATACGGATCGAGCCGCCGCCGATCTCGTTGCCGTTGCAGACGATGTCGTAGGCGTCGGCGAGCACGGTGCCGGTATCGGTCTCGATGGCGTCCTCGTGGCCGGGTTTGGGCGAGGTGAACGCGTGGTGCACGGCGGTCCACGCCCCGGAGCCGACGGCCACATCCCCGGCGGCGGTCGCGTCGTCGGCGGG
The sequence above is drawn from the Mycobacterium marseillense genome and encodes:
- a CDS encoding nitroreductase family deazaflavin-dependent oxidoreductase encodes the protein MTDFHDTATIKAFNKNVVEEFRANGGKVAGPFADAELLLLTSTGAKSGQPRVSPLAYFRIDDKLIVIGSFHGAAFDPAWVHNLRAEPRARIEVGTDAFDVTARELPAAEREDLVPKLTALAPVFGESQAKVSRVIPLFELIRT